The following coding sequences are from one Vibrio syngnathi window:
- a CDS encoding NADPH-dependent 2,4-dienoyl-CoA reductase produces MSAMYPHLLEPLDLGFTQLRNRVLMGSMHTGLEENKEGLHKLAAFYEERAKGGVGLIVTGGFSPNLRGRLTPFSAEFSKVKHAKAHQVVTEAVHKHGGKIALQLLHAGRYAMHPFAQSASGIKAPIAKFAPSEMSPRQIKKTIGAFANSAELAQVAGYDGIEIMGSEGYLINQFICKRTNMRYDEWGGSYEKRMRFPLEIVKSIREAVGKDFIIIFRLSMLDLVEQGSTFEDVVLLAQKLEEAGVTIINTGIGWHEARVPTIATQVPRGAFSWVTEKVKPYVSIPVVTCNRINTPEEAERILSSGQADMVSMARPFLADPDFVNKAAQDQAQFINTCIGCNQACLDNVFKGKRASCLVNPRACYETEIVVQPAQATKTIAVVGAGPAGLACATTLAQRGHKVDLIEKNDRIGGQFRLAMQIPGKEEFRETIRYFANQIDASGVNLKLDTEATFEMLLKYDEVVMAAGVEPRKLDIEGIDQENVVDYQTLIREKTPVGEKVAIVGAGGIGIDVATMLTEPTSHSLDDWLHEWGIDKNMEHPGGLYPYPDSFSDKTVWVMQRKAGRVGKGPGKTTGWIHKRTLEKRGVNLLGGVSYNKIDDQGLHISVGKKDQVLDADSVIVCAGQVSVRPFEDMWQEFGGKLHVIGGADYAGELDAVRAIRQGVELAIKL; encoded by the coding sequence ATGTCTGCCATGTACCCACATTTACTCGAACCACTCGATCTTGGATTTACTCAGTTACGTAACCGTGTATTGATGGGATCAATGCACACGGGTTTAGAAGAAAATAAAGAAGGCCTCCACAAGCTTGCCGCGTTTTATGAAGAGCGAGCAAAAGGAGGCGTTGGCCTTATTGTTACCGGTGGTTTCTCTCCTAATTTACGTGGCAGATTGACCCCATTTAGTGCTGAGTTCAGTAAAGTTAAGCACGCAAAAGCTCACCAAGTTGTTACCGAGGCCGTGCATAAGCATGGCGGTAAAATTGCTCTTCAGTTGCTGCATGCTGGCCGCTATGCCATGCACCCATTCGCGCAAAGTGCTTCGGGCATCAAAGCGCCAATCGCTAAGTTTGCACCGAGTGAGATGAGCCCTCGTCAAATTAAAAAGACCATCGGTGCTTTTGCCAATAGTGCAGAACTCGCTCAGGTTGCTGGCTATGACGGAATTGAGATCATGGGCTCTGAAGGCTACTTGATTAACCAATTTATCTGTAAACGTACCAACATGCGTTATGACGAATGGGGCGGTTCTTATGAGAAGCGCATGCGTTTCCCGCTAGAGATCGTTAAATCGATTCGCGAAGCGGTGGGTAAAGATTTCATCATTATTTTCCGCTTATCGATGCTGGATTTGGTTGAGCAAGGCAGCACGTTCGAAGATGTTGTACTTTTGGCTCAGAAGCTAGAAGAAGCGGGCGTGACCATTATCAATACTGGTATTGGTTGGCATGAAGCTCGTGTCCCAACTATTGCGACACAAGTTCCAAGAGGGGCATTCTCTTGGGTGACGGAAAAAGTAAAACCATACGTGTCGATCCCAGTGGTGACGTGTAACCGAATCAACACGCCAGAAGAGGCCGAACGTATCCTCAGTTCAGGACAGGCCGACATGGTATCAATGGCTCGTCCATTCTTGGCTGACCCTGACTTTGTTAATAAAGCCGCTCAAGACCAAGCGCAGTTCATTAACACCTGTATCGGTTGTAACCAAGCGTGTCTTGATAACGTATTCAAAGGCAAACGAGCGAGCTGCTTGGTGAACCCTCGCGCTTGTTACGAAACTGAAATTGTTGTGCAACCAGCTCAAGCAACCAAAACCATTGCCGTCGTCGGTGCTGGGCCAGCAGGTTTAGCTTGTGCAACAACGTTGGCACAGCGTGGGCATAAGGTTGATCTGATAGAGAAAAATGACCGCATCGGTGGACAATTTAGATTGGCAATGCAGATTCCGGGTAAAGAAGAGTTCAGAGAAACGATTCGTTACTTTGCTAACCAAATAGATGCATCAGGCGTGAACTTAAAACTGGATACTGAAGCGACGTTTGAGATGTTGTTGAAGTACGATGAAGTCGTCATGGCGGCCGGTGTTGAACCAAGAAAGCTTGATATTGAAGGGATAGACCAAGAAAACGTAGTCGATTACCAAACCTTGATTCGTGAAAAGACACCAGTAGGCGAAAAAGTCGCGATTGTTGGTGCCGGTGGTATTGGTATTGATGTGGCAACTATGCTGACAGAACCGACTTCACATAGCTTGGATGACTGGCTGCATGAGTGGGGCATTGATAAGAATATGGAGCACCCAGGTGGACTTTATCCTTACCCTGATTCGTTCAGTGATAAAACGGTTTGGGTAATGCAGCGCAAAGCAGGCCGTGTCGGTAAAGGCCCGGGTAAAACGACGGGTTGGATCCATAAGCGCACACTAGAGAAACGAGGTGTGAACTTACTTGGCGGCGTGAGCTACAACAAGATTGACGACCAAGGTCTGCATATCAGCGTTGGTAAGAAAGATCAGGTACTCGATGCCGATTCCGTTATCGTGTGCGCGGGTCAGGTTTCTGTTCGTCCATTCGAAGACATGTGGCAAGAGTTTGGTGGCAAACTACACGTGATAGGCGGCGCCGACTACGCGGGTGAACTGGATGCGGTACGTGCGATTCGCCAAGGTGTTGAGCTGGCTATTAAGTTATAG